In Bacillus alkalisoli, the following are encoded in one genomic region:
- the pdaB gene encoding polysaccharide deacetylase family sporulation protein PdaB: protein MNFFYVVNGKKLKQLAIIVITAFFTAGILYIENISNQPVFSTKKGPVAVYKGEGKEKEIALTFDIDWGDEKAIPILDILKEQGITNATFFLSASWAERHPQVVKRIVDDGHEVGSMGYQSENYTSLDNAKVKKDILKAKDVFQKLEVKNIHLLRPPNGNFNKEVLQIATSLGYSVVHWSVDSHDWLNPGKEIIVSNVISKADKGDIILMHASDSAKQTKDALPEILNYLKDKELKVTSVSELISNTKTKSSNID, encoded by the coding sequence ATGAATTTTTTCTATGTAGTAAACGGAAAGAAGCTGAAACAATTAGCTATTATTGTTATTACTGCTTTTTTTACTGCGGGTATTTTATATATAGAGAACATTTCGAATCAACCAGTGTTTTCTACGAAAAAAGGACCTGTTGCTGTTTATAAAGGGGAAGGAAAAGAAAAGGAGATAGCCCTTACCTTTGATATTGATTGGGGAGATGAGAAAGCTATACCCATTTTGGATATCTTAAAAGAACAAGGTATTACCAACGCGACGTTTTTTTTATCGGCATCTTGGGCAGAGCGCCATCCACAAGTTGTTAAACGAATAGTGGACGATGGTCACGAAGTTGGAAGCATGGGTTATCAATCAGAAAATTACACTTCTCTTGATAACGCAAAGGTAAAAAAAGATATTCTAAAAGCTAAAGATGTATTTCAAAAGCTAGAAGTAAAGAATATTCACTTACTTAGACCACCAAACGGCAACTTTAATAAAGAAGTGTTACAAATCGCCACCTCATTAGGGTATTCCGTTGTACATTGGAGCGTTGATTCTCATGATTGGTTAAATCCAGGTAAAGAAATCATTGTTTCAAACGTCATATCTAAAGCGGATAAAGGGGATATTATTTTAATGCATGCATCAGATAGTGCAAAACAGACGAAGGATGCGTTACCTGAAATCCTAAACTATTTAAAAGACAAAGAATTAAAAGTGACTTCTGTTTCTGAACTTATTTCTAACACAAAAACAAAGAGCTCTAATATAGATTAA
- a CDS encoding KinB-signaling pathway activation protein, whose amino-acid sequence MNSRNWVRLFINTLFIGGLSTAIVGFVVRWDRHKELFENFQVLDILSVTFWFIGVGLIFSVISQMGFFAYLTIHRFGHGIFRSYWTYVQVVLIAFILFDLVYFRYYFFAYEGESWLPYFAIPVFMLIYALLVAYVKSAQTNYHAFIPTLFFMIVVTTAEWFPVVRVNDPSWLLLMLFPLLACNSYQILVLHKLNEKSALEQEALKQRKKK is encoded by the coding sequence ATGAACAGTCGTAATTGGGTACGCTTGTTTATTAACACATTATTCATCGGTGGGCTTTCAACAGCTATCGTCGGTTTTGTAGTTAGATGGGACAGGCATAAAGAACTATTTGAAAACTTTCAAGTGTTAGATATATTATCTGTTACATTTTGGTTTATTGGCGTAGGTTTAATCTTTAGTGTTATAAGTCAAATGGGCTTCTTCGCCTATCTAACCATTCACCGCTTTGGACATGGAATATTCCGTTCCTACTGGACATATGTACAAGTTGTTTTAATTGCCTTCATATTATTTGACTTAGTATATTTCCGTTACTACTTCTTTGCATATGAAGGGGAGTCATGGTTACCATATTTCGCGATACCTGTATTTATGCTAATTTATGCTTTATTAGTTGCTTATGTAAAATCAGCACAAACAAACTATCACGCATTTATTCCTACGCTTTTCTTCATGATTGTTGTTACAACAGCGGAATGGTTTCCGGTTGTACGTGTAAACGATCCAAGTTGGTTATTACTAATGCTTTTTCCGTTGCTAGCATGTAACTCATATCAAATACTGGTACTTCACAAGTTAAACGAAAAATCAGCACTAGAACAAGAAGCATTAAAGCAAAGGAAGAAAAAATAA
- the gerD gene encoding spore germination lipoprotein GerD, producing MKRRLLLLIIIFALSGCAAADQGGGQIDYEETKKMVVDILKTDEGKKAIEDVMADEKMRQNLVLDQQVVTESIAQTLNSDTGAKFWTKTFEDPKFAEAFAKSMQKEHETLIKDLMKDPEYQELMMQILQDPEMQKEYLTVIQSKEFRVHLQKVMTETFESPLFKAKLQAILLKGAEELQAGQPSDQGGGGQQGGSEGGEESAQSGSGGNGGQG from the coding sequence ATGAAGAGACGGCTTTTATTGCTCATTATCATTTTTGCTCTCTCTGGATGTGCAGCCGCAGATCAAGGCGGAGGACAAATTGATTATGAAGAAACAAAGAAAATGGTCGTGGATATATTAAAAACAGATGAGGGTAAAAAAGCAATCGAAGACGTAATGGCTGACGAGAAGATGCGTCAAAACCTAGTATTAGATCAGCAAGTCGTAACGGAATCTATTGCTCAAACTTTGAACTCTGATACTGGTGCGAAATTCTGGACAAAAACCTTTGAAGATCCGAAGTTTGCAGAAGCATTCGCAAAAAGCATGCAGAAAGAACATGAAACATTAATCAAAGATTTAATGAAAGATCCTGAATATCAAGAACTAATGATGCAAATTTTACAAGACCCTGAAATGCAAAAAGAATATTTAACCGTTATTCAAAGCAAAGAATTTCGAGTACATTTGCAAAAAGTAATGACAGAAACATTTGAAAGTCCATTGTTCAAAGCAAAGCTACAAGCCATACTTCTTAAAGGTGCGGAGGAACTTCAAGCTGGCCAACCTTCCGACCAAGGTGGTGGAGGGCAACAAGGAGGTAGTGAAGGCGGAGAAGAATCTGCACAAAGTGGTAGTGGCGGTAACGGTGGTCAAGGATAA
- a CDS encoding Mrp/NBP35 family ATP-binding protein, producing MITRELVLQQLNSLKDPFLHKTLEETNAIQEISIKEEKNHVSVKVAIAKTGTAEQMQLQGTIVQRLKEAGADSVGLRFTDLPGETLAKYSESLPQEEKSIMDNNKTTFIAIASGKGGVGKSTVSVNLAVSLARLGKKVGLIDADIYGFSVPDMMGITKRPVVRGERIIPVERFGVQVISMGFFVEDNSPVIWRGPMLGKMLNSFFSEVEWGELDYLLLDLPPGTGDVALDVHSMLPACKEVIVTTPHPTAAFVAARAGAMAIKTNHEVIGVIENMAYFESKLTGEKEYVFGKGGGDKLSEELQAPLLGRLPLQQPDWNDEDFAPSVYQENHPLGKIYLEMAKQVTDLA from the coding sequence GTGATTACAAGAGAGTTAGTATTACAACAATTAAATAGTTTAAAGGACCCTTTTTTACATAAGACTTTAGAAGAAACAAATGCCATTCAAGAAATATCTATTAAAGAAGAAAAGAATCATGTTAGTGTGAAAGTGGCTATCGCAAAAACAGGTACAGCTGAACAAATGCAATTACAAGGTACTATTGTTCAACGCCTAAAAGAAGCAGGTGCTGATTCTGTAGGTTTGCGCTTTACAGATCTACCTGGAGAAACATTAGCGAAATATAGCGAGAGCTTACCTCAAGAAGAAAAATCGATAATGGATAATAACAAAACAACTTTTATTGCTATTGCTAGCGGAAAAGGTGGAGTAGGTAAGTCAACGGTTTCGGTTAACTTAGCAGTTTCACTTGCTCGTTTAGGTAAGAAAGTAGGATTAATCGACGCAGATATTTATGGATTTAGTGTGCCAGATATGATGGGTATTACAAAGAGACCAGTTGTTCGAGGGGAGCGTATCATTCCTGTAGAACGTTTTGGCGTCCAAGTTATCTCTATGGGCTTCTTTGTAGAGGATAATTCACCTGTTATTTGGCGTGGTCCGATGCTTGGAAAAATGCTTAACAGCTTTTTTAGCGAAGTGGAGTGGGGAGAGCTAGACTATTTATTATTAGACCTTCCTCCAGGTACAGGAGATGTAGCTTTAGATGTTCATTCCATGTTACCAGCTTGTAAAGAGGTTATAGTTACAACACCACATCCAACTGCAGCGTTTGTTGCAGCACGTGCTGGTGCTATGGCAATAAAAACAAACCATGAAGTAATTGGTGTTATTGAAAATATGGCTTATTTTGAAAGTAAGCTAACTGGTGAAAAAGAGTATGTGTTTGGAAAAGGTGGCGGAGACAAGCTATCAGAAGAGCTTCAGGCACCATTATTAGGTCGACTTCCGTTACAACAACCTGATTGGAATGACGAAGATTTTGCTCCTTCTGTATATCAAGAGAATCATCCACTAGGAAAAATTTATTTAGAAATGGCAAAGCAAGTAACAGATTTAGCATAA
- the cwlD gene encoding N-acetylmuramoyl-L-alanine amidase CwlD — MRKKHIWAFITGALTLIYLFQFQFFNEDTWEQWNLPLTGKVIILDPGHGGPDGGAVGGDILEKDVALQVSLYLRDYLQEQGAFVLMTRETDVDLADPTTKGYSRRKIEDLRKRVEMVNHSNGDMFISLHLNAIPSPKWRGAQTFYYRSLEDNERLAKFIQDELRTNLGNTDRSAKSINGIYLLKHANIPGALVEVGFLSNASERELLRSEEYQKALAGSIYNGIMRNYTNELNPPD; from the coding sequence TTGAGAAAAAAGCATATATGGGCTTTCATTACTGGTGCGTTAACATTAATATACTTATTTCAATTCCAATTTTTTAATGAAGATACATGGGAGCAATGGAATTTACCGTTGACTGGAAAGGTGATCATCTTAGACCCTGGTCATGGTGGTCCTGATGGTGGTGCAGTAGGTGGAGACATACTAGAAAAAGATGTAGCACTTCAAGTGTCCTTATACTTACGTGATTATCTTCAAGAACAAGGAGCTTTCGTCTTAATGACAAGGGAGACAGATGTGGATTTAGCAGATCCTACTACTAAAGGTTACAGTAGAAGAAAGATAGAAGACTTGCGTAAAAGAGTGGAAATGGTGAATCACTCGAATGGGGATATGTTTATTAGTTTACATTTAAATGCGATACCTTCTCCGAAGTGGAGAGGAGCACAAACGTTTTATTATCGTTCTTTAGAAGACAATGAGCGTTTGGCTAAATTTATTCAAGATGAATTAAGGACGAATTTAGGTAATACAGATAGAAGTGCAAAATCAATTAATGGCATCTATTTATTAAAGCATGCCAATATTCCAGGCGCATTAGTGGAAGTAGGCTTTTTATCTAATGCTAGTGAACGTGAATTGTTAAGGTCAGAAGAATATCAAAAGGCTTTAGCAGGTTCTATTTATAATGGCATAATGAGAAATTACACAAACGAACTAAACCCACCAGATTAA
- a CDS encoding DUF2521 family protein translates to MTVVTTFKEKQREKQMDYERKVLREISLEVLRKKTKEFFGPQLSLKGRPIVEVEEGCIDLAIESFLLGASYGKFGYLGEEVEKVKTRCYVEEKYLIDTLYDYFTYWGFISENEFESESFYYKCEMYIDYWWKEGFHKSLKRYRMRLH, encoded by the coding sequence ATGACTGTAGTAACAACCTTCAAAGAAAAGCAACGAGAGAAGCAAATGGATTACGAAAGAAAAGTATTAAGGGAAATTTCTCTCGAAGTTTTGAGAAAAAAGACAAAAGAATTCTTCGGTCCGCAACTCTCTTTAAAAGGAAGACCGATCGTTGAGGTAGAAGAAGGGTGTATTGATTTAGCGATTGAGTCTTTCTTACTCGGGGCGTCCTATGGAAAATTTGGCTACTTAGGTGAAGAAGTAGAAAAAGTAAAAACAAGGTGCTACGTGGAAGAAAAATACTTAATAGACACACTTTATGATTACTTTACCTATTGGGGTTTCATCAGTGAGAATGAATTTGAAAGTGAATCTTTTTATTATAAATGTGAAATGTATATTGACTATTGGTGGAAAGAAGGATTCCATAAATCGTTAAAAAGGTACCGTATGCGTTTGCACTAA
- the rpsI gene encoding 30S ribosomal protein S9, with translation MAQVQYYGTGRRKSSVARVRLVPGNGRIVINDREIENYIPFEALRNVVKQPLAATETEGSYDVLVNVKGGGYTGQAGAIRHGISRALLQADPEYRGTLKRAGLLTRDARMKERKKYGLKGARKAPQFSKR, from the coding sequence TTGGCACAAGTACAATACTACGGCACTGGTCGTCGTAAAAGTTCTGTTGCTCGTGTACGTCTAGTTCCTGGTAACGGACGCATTGTGATCAACGATCGTGAAATCGAAAACTATATTCCATTCGAAGCTTTACGTAACGTAGTAAAGCAACCTTTAGCAGCTACTGAAACAGAAGGTAGCTACGATGTATTAGTAAACGTGAAAGGTGGAGGTTACACTGGTCAAGCTGGTGCAATCCGCCACGGTATCTCTCGTGCACTATTACAAGCTGATCCAGAATACCGCGGAACGTTAAAGCGCGCTGGATTATTAACTCGTGACGCACGTATGAAAGAGCGTAAAAAATACGGACTTAAAGGCGCTCGTAAAGCACCTCAGTTCTCAAAACGTTAA
- the rplM gene encoding 50S ribosomal protein L13 produces MRTTFMAKAHEVERKWYVVDAEGQTLGRLASEVASILRGKHKPTYTPNVDTGDHVIIINAEKIHLTGNKLNNKIYYRHTMHPGGLKQRTALEMRTNYPTKMLELAIKGMLPKNSLGRQMFKKLNVYAGNEHPHQAQKPEAYELRG; encoded by the coding sequence ATGCGTACAACGTTTATGGCGAAAGCACACGAAGTAGAACGTAAATGGTACGTAGTCGATGCTGAAGGTCAAACTTTAGGTCGTCTTGCAAGCGAAGTTGCATCCATTTTACGTGGTAAACATAAACCAACTTACACTCCAAACGTAGACACTGGAGATCATGTAATTATTATCAATGCTGAGAAAATCCATTTAACTGGTAATAAATTAAACAACAAAATTTACTACCGTCACACTATGCACCCAGGTGGATTAAAGCAAAGAACGGCATTAGAAATGCGTACTAACTATCCTACAAAGATGTTAGAACTAGCTATTAAAGGAATGCTTCCAAAAAATAGCTTAGGACGTCAAATGTTCAAAAAATTAAACGTGTATGCTGGTAACGAGCATCCACACCAAGCACAAAAACCTGAAGCTTACGAACTTCGTGGTTAA
- the truA gene encoding tRNA pseudouridine(38-40) synthase TruA, with product MNRVMCIVSYDGTSFQGYQVQPNERTVQGEIQKTLSKIHKGEEVKVTGSGRTDAKVHAVGQVIHFDTPLSLHEEAWKKALNANLPSDIRIVSSQKISENFHARFDVERKEYRYKIDISKDQSVFMRNYAYHYPFELNESSIRNAMSYLLGTHDFTSFCSAKTEVEDKVRTIYELELLEEDSFLTVRIVGNGFLYNMVRIIVGTLLEIGQGKKDSTEIFTILEKKDRSSAGKTAPAHGLYLWKVNYKDVEKC from the coding sequence ATGAATAGAGTTATGTGCATTGTTTCATATGACGGTACGTCGTTTCAAGGCTATCAAGTACAGCCTAATGAAAGAACTGTCCAGGGAGAAATTCAGAAAACCTTATCCAAAATTCATAAGGGTGAAGAAGTGAAAGTTACTGGGTCAGGGAGAACCGACGCAAAAGTACATGCAGTCGGTCAAGTGATTCATTTTGATACACCATTATCTTTACATGAAGAAGCTTGGAAAAAAGCACTAAATGCAAATTTACCGTCGGATATTCGAATCGTTTCATCCCAAAAAATTAGTGAGAACTTTCACGCTAGATTCGATGTGGAACGAAAAGAATATCGATATAAAATTGACATAAGTAAAGATCAGAGTGTGTTTATGAGAAATTACGCATACCACTATCCTTTTGAATTGAACGAAAGTTCTATCAGAAATGCGATGAGTTATTTGCTTGGGACGCATGACTTTACAAGTTTTTGCTCCGCTAAAACAGAGGTAGAAGATAAAGTTAGAACTATTTACGAATTAGAATTACTGGAAGAGGATTCATTCTTAACCGTAAGAATTGTCGGCAATGGCTTTTTATACAACATGGTCCGAATCATTGTTGGCACTTTATTAGAAATTGGACAAGGAAAAAAAGATTCTACTGAAATATTTACCATACTGGAAAAGAAAGACAGGTCATCGGCAGGAAAAACAGCACCAGCTCATGGGTTATATTTATGGAAAGTGAATTATAAAGACGTAGAAAAGTGTTAA
- a CDS encoding energy-coupling factor transporter transmembrane component T family protein, giving the protein MNNFIIGRYVPGESIIHKMDPRAKLLLVFLFVIVVFLANNAVGYLVLGVFVGSLVLLTKISPSFILKGLKPIIWIILFTMIFHVFLTKDGQLLFKLGFLEVYKEGVEQAIFISFRFIFLITITTILTLTTTPIEVTDGMETLLGPLKRYRVPVHELSLMMSISLRFIPTLMQETDKIMKAQSARGVEFTSGPIKDRVRALVPLLVPLFISAFKRAEELATAMEARGYRGGEGRTKFRLLQWKTRDSMLMAILAIVTIVLFTIRT; this is encoded by the coding sequence ATGAATAATTTTATTATTGGTAGATATGTTCCTGGCGAGTCAATCATTCACAAGATGGATCCGAGAGCAAAGTTGTTATTAGTATTTTTATTTGTCATCGTTGTTTTTTTAGCAAATAATGCGGTAGGTTATTTAGTTTTAGGTGTTTTTGTAGGTTCATTAGTATTGCTTACAAAGATTAGCCCTTCATTTATTCTTAAGGGATTAAAGCCGATTATATGGATCATTTTATTCACAATGATTTTTCATGTATTTTTAACGAAGGATGGGCAATTATTATTTAAATTAGGCTTTCTTGAAGTGTATAAAGAGGGCGTAGAACAGGCAATCTTTATTTCCTTCCGTTTTATCTTTTTGATTACGATAACAACAATTTTAACATTAACTACAACACCAATTGAAGTGACGGACGGGATGGAAACACTTTTAGGTCCACTTAAGCGCTATCGTGTACCTGTTCATGAACTTTCGTTAATGATGTCAATTTCGTTACGCTTTATTCCAACTTTAATGCAAGAAACTGATAAAATTATGAAAGCACAAAGTGCAAGAGGTGTAGAGTTCACTAGTGGCCCAATTAAGGATAGAGTGCGAGCATTAGTACCTTTACTTGTGCCACTATTTATTAGTGCTTTTAAACGGGCTGAAGAGCTCGCTACGGCGATGGAAGCTAGAGGATATCGTGGCGGTGAAGGTAGAACGAAATTTAGGTTATTACAATGGAAAACAAGAGACTCTATGTTAATGGCTATCCTTGCTATTGTAACTATTGTCTTGTTTACAATCCGTACGTAG
- a CDS encoding energy-coupling factor ABC transporter ATP-binding protein, giving the protein MQIKITDLEHTYQMKTPYERKAIFDINLTIPSNSYTAIIGHTGSGKSTLLQHLNALLQPTKGSIHVGEHVIRANKKSKNLKALRKKVGVVFQFPEHQLFEETVEKDICFGPLNFGVPINVAKARAKEAIQLVGLGEEYLFKSPFDLSGGQMRRVAIAGVLAMEPDVLVLDEPTAGLDPRGRKEIMDLFYNLHKEKKMSTVLVTHSMEDAAKYADRIIVMSKGTVVLDGPPRSIFNEYELLKELNLDVPETVKFVKELEKSLGKTYGEPCLTIEEVAKATVSLLKGDTNNE; this is encoded by the coding sequence ATGCAAATTAAAATAACGGATTTAGAGCATACATACCAAATGAAAACCCCTTATGAAAGAAAAGCTATTTTTGATATTAACTTAACAATTCCATCTAACTCTTATACAGCGATTATTGGACATACTGGTTCAGGTAAATCCACTTTACTACAACATCTAAATGCTCTATTACAACCAACAAAGGGATCTATTCATGTAGGGGAACATGTAATAAGAGCGAATAAAAAATCTAAAAACTTAAAAGCACTTCGTAAAAAAGTGGGTGTTGTATTTCAATTTCCAGAACATCAACTTTTTGAAGAAACGGTTGAAAAAGATATATGCTTTGGACCATTAAACTTTGGTGTGCCTATAAATGTTGCGAAGGCTCGAGCGAAAGAAGCAATACAACTAGTTGGTTTGGGAGAAGAGTATTTATTCAAATCTCCATTTGATCTTAGTGGTGGTCAGATGAGGCGTGTAGCGATAGCTGGTGTATTAGCTATGGAACCAGACGTTTTGGTCCTGGATGAGCCTACAGCTGGCTTAGACCCAAGAGGTCGTAAGGAGATAATGGATTTATTTTATAATCTGCACAAAGAAAAGAAGATGAGTACGGTACTCGTTACACATAGTATGGAAGATGCTGCAAAATATGCAGATCGAATCATTGTAATGAGCAAGGGGACAGTTGTCTTAGATGGCCCACCTAGATCTATTTTCAATGAATATGAACTGCTAAAAGAGTTAAATTTAGATGTCCCAGAGACTGTTAAGTTTGTAAAAGAACTAGAGAAAAGTTTAGGGAAAACGTATGGTGAACCTTGCCTTACGATAGAGGAAGTAGCGAAGGCTACCGTATCTCTCTTGAAGGGGGATACGAACAATGAATAA
- a CDS encoding energy-coupling factor ABC transporter ATP-binding protein: protein MNDFILQIDSLLFQYETLNEPTLKGIDLSIKRGEWIAVVGHNGSGKSTLARILNGLLMPTEGDVKVNGITLTEDTVWEVRKQIGMVFQNPDNQFVGSTVRDDVAFGLENIGTPRAEMVKRVDEAIKKVGMESFLNQEPHQLSGGQKQRVAIAGVMALQPAIIVLDEATSMLDPHGRLEVIQTLQELRAALGLTVLSITHDLEEATKADRIIVLNNGQIFAEGTPKEVFALGDKLVEIGLDLPFALKLRMELQNHGIVLEDTISNEGLMEELCKLK from the coding sequence GTGAACGATTTTATCTTGCAAATTGATAGCTTACTATTTCAATATGAGACATTAAATGAACCTACTCTTAAAGGGATCGATTTATCTATTAAGAGAGGGGAATGGATAGCAGTCGTTGGGCATAATGGGTCAGGAAAGTCAACACTAGCCCGTATACTAAATGGTCTACTTATGCCTACTGAAGGTGACGTAAAAGTGAATGGTATTACATTAACAGAAGATACGGTATGGGAAGTTCGTAAACAAATTGGAATGGTATTTCAAAACCCTGATAATCAATTTGTAGGATCAACTGTCCGTGACGATGTTGCGTTTGGTTTAGAAAATATCGGAACACCAAGAGCAGAAATGGTAAAGCGTGTAGACGAAGCCATTAAAAAAGTGGGGATGGAATCTTTTCTAAACCAAGAACCACATCAGCTTTCTGGAGGACAAAAACAACGGGTAGCAATAGCTGGAGTTATGGCGTTACAGCCAGCTATTATCGTTCTAGACGAGGCTACAAGCATGTTAGATCCACATGGCCGTTTGGAAGTCATTCAAACGTTGCAAGAACTCCGCGCGGCGTTAGGGTTAACTGTACTTTCTATAACGCATGATTTAGAGGAAGCAACGAAAGCAGATCGAATAATTGTTTTAAACAATGGACAAATCTTTGCAGAGGGAACACCTAAAGAGGTATTTGCATTAGGTGATAAGTTAGTAGAGATTGGACTAGATTTACCGTTTGCTTTAAAGTTAAGAATGGAATTACAAAATCATGGAATCGTCTTAGAAGATACAATCAGCAATGAAGGGTTGATGGAAGAGTTATGCAAATTAAAATAA
- the rplQ gene encoding 50S ribosomal protein L17, translating into MGYRKLGRTSAQRKALLRDLATDLIISERIETTETRAKELRSVVEKMITLGKRGDLHARRQAAAYIRNEVANAETGENAVQKLFGDIAPRYEERQGGYTRIMKLGPRRGDGAPMVIIELV; encoded by the coding sequence ATGGGATACAGAAAATTAGGTCGTACAAGTGCACAACGTAAAGCATTATTACGTGACTTAGCAACTGATTTAATCATCAGCGAGCGCATTGAAACTACTGAAACTCGTGCAAAAGAATTACGTTCAGTAGTTGAAAAAATGATCACTCTAGGTAAACGTGGTGATTTACATGCTCGTCGTCAAGCTGCTGCATACATTCGTAATGAAGTTGCAAATGCTGAAACTGGTGAAAACGCAGTTCAAAAATTATTCGGTGATATCGCTCCACGTTACGAAGAGCGCCAAGGTGGATACACTCGTATCATGAAACTTGGACCTCGTCGCGGAGATGGCGCACCAATGGTAATTATCGAGTTAGTATAA
- a CDS encoding DNA-directed RNA polymerase subunit alpha yields MLEIEKPKIETVEISEDANYGKFVVEPLERGYGTTLGNSLRRILLSSLPGAAVTSIQIDGVLHEFSTIEGVVEDVTSVILNVKKLALKIYSDEEKTLEIDVKGEGSVKAGDIMHDSDVEILNPDLHIATLAKNAHLRIRFTAKRGRGYVPAVGNKREDQPIGVIPIDSIFTPVSRVSYFVENTRVGQVANYDKLTLDVWTDGSIGAQEAAALGAKILTEHLNIFVGLTDEAQNAEIMVEKEEDQKEKVLEMTIEELDLSVRSYNCLKRAGINTVQELANKTEEDMMKVRNLGRKSLEEVKHKLEELGLGLRKDD; encoded by the coding sequence ATGTTAGAAATCGAAAAACCAAAAATCGAAACGGTTGAAATCAGCGAGGACGCCAATTACGGAAAATTCGTCGTCGAGCCACTCGAGCGTGGATATGGTACAACTTTAGGGAACTCCTTACGTCGTATATTACTATCCTCACTCCCTGGTGCCGCTGTTACATCTATCCAAATAGATGGTGTACTGCATGAATTCTCAACAATTGAAGGTGTCGTGGAAGATGTTACATCCGTTATCTTAAACGTTAAGAAACTAGCGCTTAAAATCTATTCAGATGAAGAAAAGACGTTAGAGATTGACGTGAAAGGTGAAGGTTCAGTGAAAGCTGGTGACATCATGCATGATAGTGATGTTGAGATATTAAATCCTGACCTTCATATAGCAACGTTAGCAAAAAACGCACACTTACGTATTCGTTTTACTGCTAAACGTGGCCGTGGATACGTACCAGCTGTTGGTAACAAACGCGAAGATCAACCAATTGGTGTTATACCAATTGACTCTATCTTTACACCAGTTTCTCGTGTATCCTATTTTGTTGAAAATACTCGTGTAGGTCAAGTAGCTAACTACGATAAACTTACATTAGACGTATGGACTGACGGAAGTATTGGAGCACAAGAAGCAGCTGCTCTTGGTGCAAAAATCTTAACAGAACACCTTAACATCTTTGTTGGGTTAACTGATGAGGCTCAAAACGCTGAGATAATGGTGGAAAAGGAAGAAGATCAAAAGGAAAAAGTCTTAGAGATGACTATCGAAGAGCTTGACCTTTCCGTTCGTTCTTATAACTGCTTAAAGCGTGCAGGAATTAATACTGTTCAAGAACTTGCAAATAAAACTGAAGAAGATATGATGAAAGTTCGTAACTTAGGCCGCAAATCTTTAGAAGAGGTTAAGCACAAATTAGAAGAGCTTGGCTTAGGCCTGCGTAAAGATGACTAG
- the rpsK gene encoding 30S ribosomal protein S11: protein MARKTNTRKRRVKKNVEVGIAHIRSTFNNTIVTITDAHGNALSWSSAGALGFRGSRKSTPFAAQMAAEAASKTAMEHGLKTLEVTVKGPGSGREAAIRALQAAGLEVTAIRDVTPVPHNGCRPPKRRRV, encoded by the coding sequence ATGGCACGTAAAACTAATACTCGTAAACGCCGTGTGAAAAAGAATGTAGAAGTTGGTATTGCTCATATCCGTTCTACTTTTAATAACACGATCGTAACAATTACAGATGCTCATGGAAATGCTCTTTCTTGGTCTAGTGCTGGTGCACTTGGATTCAGAGGATCTCGTAAGTCTACTCCATTCGCGGCTCAAATGGCTGCTGAAGCTGCTTCTAAAACAGCAATGGAGCATGGTTTAAAAACTTTAGAGGTTACTGTTAAAGGTCCTGGTTCTGGTCGTGAAGCAGCTATCCGTGCATTACAAGCAGCTGGACTTGAAGTAACAGCTATCAGAGACGTAACTCCAGTTCCTCACAACGGTTGCCGTCCACCAAAACGTCGCCGTGTTTAA